The following are from one region of the Gossypium hirsutum isolate 1008001.06 chromosome D03, Gossypium_hirsutum_v2.1, whole genome shotgun sequence genome:
- the LOC121215371 gene encoding protein ROH1 produces MPATDYQGSSTPLTIIGRSLLSMKRDQVHALESPNDGSASHDFELGSFQRQVADRFHDLASVPPDELLSLPWVRKLLDVFLCCQDEFRPILFNNKAQVIKPPMDRLIAEYYERTVKALDVCNAIRDGIEQIKQWQKLLEIVLCALGDNNGIANNNCCQRALGEGQFRRAKKTLIDLAIGMLDEKDSGQALSHRNRSFGRNNNSTSHSKDHHHRPLGHFRSLSWSVSRSWSAARQLLAIGNNLAVPRGSDVVATNGLVMPVYTMGCVLLFVMWALVAAIPCQDRGLQVHIYVPRHFSWAGPLLSLHERILEESKKRDRKNACGLLREIYQMEKCTRLLGELTDTVQFPLGEEKEMEVRQRVKELGQVFDAMKEGLEPLEKQVREVFHRIVRSRTEGLDSLGRGNNTE; encoded by the coding sequence ATGCCCGCCACGGATTATCAAGGAAGTTCGACACCGTTGACAATTATTGGGCGTTCGTTATTATCCATGAAGAGGGATCAGGTACACGCCCTGGAGTCGCCAAACGATGGGTCAGCCTCGCACGATTTCGAGCTCGGGTCGTTCCAAAGGCAAGTAGCTGACCGGTTTCACGATTTAGCTTCTGTACCTCCTGATGAATTGCTGTCTCTTCCGTGGGTTCGGAAACTGCTCGATGTTTTTCTTTGTTGTCAAGATGAGTTTAGGCCTATCCTTTTTAACAACAAAGCTCAAGTGATCAAACCTCCCATGGACCGTCTGATTGCTGAATACTACGAGCGTACAGTTAAGGCGCTTGATGTGTGTAATGCAATTCGCGACGGAATTGAGCAGATCAAGCAATGGCAGAAGCTTCTTGAAATAGTGCTTTGCGCTTTGGGTGATAATAATGGTATTGCTAATAATAATTGTTGTCAGAGAGCCCTAGGAGAAGGGCAATTTCGTCGGGCTAAAAAAACCTTGATAGATTTAGCAATTGGGATGCTTGATGAGAAAGATTCCGGTCAAGCTTTGTCTCATAGGAATCGTTCATTTGGAAGAAACAATAATAGCACCAGTCACTCCAAGGATCATCACCACCGTCCTTTGGGGCATTTCAGGTCCTTGTCTTGGAGCGTTTCAAGGTCTTGGTCTGCTGCGAGGCAGCTCCTGGCGATTGGGAACAACTTGGCCGTGCCTCGAGGGAGTGATGTTGTAGCTACTAATGGACTTGTAATGCCTGTTTACACAATGGGTTGTGTTTTGTTGTTTGTAATGTGGGCGTTGGTGGCTGCTATACCATGTCAAGATCGTGGTTTGCAAGTTCATATTTATGTTCCCAGGCACTTTTCATGGGCTGGTCCATTACTTTCTTTGCATGAGAGGATTCTGGAGGAGTCGAAGAAGAGGGATAGGAAAAATGCTTGTGGACTGTTGAGGGAAATTTATCAGATGGAGAAGTGTACGCGGTTGTTGGGTGAATTGACTGATACCGTGCAGTTTCCTTTGGGTGAGGAGAAGGAAATGGAGGTTAGACAGAGAGTGAAGGAACTGGGGCAGGTTTTTGATGCAATGAAGGAAGGTCTAGAACCGCTGGAAAAGCAGGTTAGGGAGGTGTTTCATAGGATTGTTCGTAGCCGAACTGAAGGGCTTGACTCTTTGGGAAGGGGAAATAATACCGAGTAA